In the Vitis vinifera cultivar Pinot Noir 40024 chromosome 2, ASM3070453v1 genome, one interval contains:
- the LOC100246485 gene encoding protein BREVIS RADIX has protein sequence MLTCISCSKQTEEDGRGEEGSGGGARGTPSTKEAVKSLTAQIKDMALKFSGAYRQCKPCTGSSSYKKGHRPYPDFDTISEGVPYPYLRPGSSSSTPAWDFTTSSHNPGAGSDSRFTGVLRGDQTPGGVSISAQSCDVVLEDEDEPKEWMAQVEPGVHITFVSLPHGGNDLKRIRFSREMFNKWQAQRWWGENYDRIMELYNVQRFNRQALHTPPRSEDERDSSYSRMGSARESPMTPSLNKEWIPRNYYKPSGSKGYFPSEPSDQYGSHQYNAGSSAYGTGGPRGETSSMDASRTTTSSRDEASVSISNASDMETEWVEQDEPGVYITIRQLADGTRELRRVRFSRERFGEVHAKTWWEENRERIQAQYL, from the exons ATGCTGACGTGTATATCGTGCTCGAAGCAAACGGAGGAGGATGGGAGAGGAGAGGAGGGCAGTGGAGGTGGGGCGCGTGGGACACCAAGTACAAAAGAAGCCGTCAAAAGCCTGACGGCGCAG ATCAAGGATATGGCCTTGAAATTCTCGGGTGCTTACAGGCAATGCAAGCCCTGCACTGGGTCCAGCAGCTACAAGAAGGGACACCGGCCTTATCctgactttgataccatttcaGAAGGGGTTCCGTACCCCTACTTAAGGCCGGGGAGCTCAAGCTCAACGCCTGCATGGGATTTCACAACCAGCAGCCATAACCCTGGTGCAGGGTCTGACTCAAGGTTCACTGGGGTGTTGAGAGGTGATCAGACGCCCGGAGGGGTGTCCATCTCGGCTCAGTCTTGTGATGTTGTGCTGGAGGATGAGGATGAGCCCAAAGAGTGGATGGCTCAGGTTGAGCCTGGAGTTCACATCACTTTTGTGTCCCTCCCCCATGGGGGAAATGACTTAAAACGGATCCGTTTCAG CCGGGAGATGTTTAATAAATGGCAAGCTCAGCGATGGTGGGGAGAGAATTATGACCGGATCATGGAGCTGTACAATGTCCAGAGATTCAACCGCCAAGCTCTACACACTCCTCCTAGGTCTGAGGACGAG AGAGATTCATCTTACTCGAGGATGGGATCGGCAAGGGAAAGCCCTATGACTCCATCACTAAACAAGGAATGGATTCCGAGGAACTATTATAAACCATCTGGAAGTAAAGGGTACTTCCCATCTGAACCTTCAGATCAGTATGGGAGTCATCAATACAATGCGGGCTCAAGTGCTTATGGCACAGGCGGCCCAAGGGGCGAGACATCTTCCATGGATGCTTCACGGACAACAACCTCATCTAGGGATGAGGCGTCAGTTTCCATTAGCAATGCCAGTGACATGGAGACTGAGTGGGTTGAGCAAGATGAACCAGGAGTCTACATTACCATCAGACAGTTGGCTGATGGCACAAGGGAGCTTCGGCGCGTCAGATTCAG CCGTGAAAGATTTGGTGAGGTCCATGCAAAGACGTGGTGGGAAGAGAATCGAGAGAGAATACAAGCTCAATACCTctaa